The Argopecten irradians isolate NY chromosome 6, Ai_NY, whole genome shotgun sequence genome has a window encoding:
- the LOC138324928 gene encoding uncharacterized protein, translating into MAATYGKTSDYDRIKRMMNVPRPFRKYIYCQIITGFLFIYLWYSFNGGLIPWFLRHNIPVLKMGPDINTLYFFPHTSDDGSRLKWYHGANTPTLLQRSLQTDVDMIEGDVMLKGQGTDSQTLLPVMGEPLAKNSGDMPFEDWLTTITPTGKGIKIDIQSTDAIEITLQTLKKHKAKIRVPLWIHANIFKGPLGGEPPVDGTRFIKHVQRLFPQCTLSLGWTSGTHTDLSLVSYTWKMVIDMYHFVHEHELEPPLVFTVRASMMHNSVPQIKWLTDNTRASLLVWNSLGDKVVTEDFMHLAFKFPPHNLYFDLQDKQLSEFVVENRHVSKDKVNPLVLQRETVVFKPEAWVKMGLHIEQHSILPSEEAIVLTTKTVYILTKNKYKPRSMHVLHGRVQFLNIKDKDVVEKETGLNIYMRPTGYADFENIVGIRCFIGVDGLLEIQGSNLKRVKDFKKTHRITAGTSNCFRFSIQDTGNEIVMKVNVLHNCETLESTRRDEDIHAEFKVPIPANVGIDQHPFILKLEDSNRYAVLDELYIKYSQ; encoded by the exons ATGGCTGCCACCTATGGGAAGACGAGTGATTATGACCGGATCAAAAGAATGATGAATGTGCCTCGTCCATTCAGGAAATACATTTATTGTCAAATCATTACTGGATTTTTATTCATATACTTGTGGTATTCTTTCAATGGAG GACTGATTCCATGGTTCCTTCGTCACAATATCCCAGTCTTGAAGATGGGCCCAGACATAAACACGTTGTACTTCTTCCCTCACACATCTGATGATGGCAGCAGACTGAAATGGTATCATGGAGCAAACACTCCCACCCTCCTACAGCGGTCACTACAGA CTGACGTTGACATGATTGAGGGAGATGTGATGTTAAAGGGCCAAGGTACCGACAGTCAAACCCTTCTCCCGGTGATGGGGGAACCTCTTGCCAAGAACAGCGGGGACATGCCATTTGAGGACTGGCTCACTACTATCACCCCCACGGGAAAGggtatcaaaattgatattcagAGTACTGATGCCATTGAAATCACACTTCAGACCCTCAAGAAACACAAAGCCAAG ATTCGTGTGCCCCTTTGGATCCATGCTAATATCTTCAAGGGTCCTTTGGGAGGTGAACCCCCAGTGGATGGAACCAGATTCATCAAACACGTCCAGCGTCTGTTCCCTCAGTGTACTTTGTCACTAGGCTGGACCTCAGGGACCCACACTGACCTAAGTCTCGTCAGTTACACCTGGAAAATGGTGATCGACATGTACCACTTTGTTCACGAGCATGAACTTGAGCCACCCCTCGTGTTCACTGTTCGGGCATCCATGATGCACAACTCTGTGCCACAGATTAAATGGCTGACCGACAACACCAGAGCTTCCTTGTTAGTTTGGAATAGTCTTGGTGACAAAGTTGTCACTGAAGATTTCATGCATTTAGCGTTTAAGTTTCCACCTCACAATCTATATTTTGATCTTCAGGATAAACAGCTTAGTGAGTTTGTAGTAGAAAACCGACATGTTTCAAAAGACAAGGTCAATCCATTGGTACTTCAGAGAGAGACCGTTGTCTTCAAACCTGAGGCGTGGGTAAAAATGGGTCTTCATATTGAACAGCACTCCATACTACCAAGTGAAGAGGCTATTGTCCTCACTACAAAAACTGTCTACATCCTAACTAAGAATAAATACAAACCGAGAAGCATGCATGTGTTACACGGACGTGTCCAGTTTCTAAACATAAAAGATAAAGATGTTGTTGAGAAAGAAACAGGATTAAATATCTACATGAGACCTACAGGCTATGCTGATTTTGAAAACATTGTAGGTATCCGTTGTTTCATAGGGGTAGATGGGCTTCTCGAGATACAAGGAAGCAACTTAAAACGAGTGAAAGACTTCAAAAAGACCCATAGAATTACTGCAGGTACATCTAATTGTTTTCGATTTAGTATACAAGACACGGGTAATGAAATTGTGATGAAAGTGAATGTCCTACACAACTGTGAGACGTTGGAGAGTACTCGACGAGATGAGGACATACATGCTGAGTTTAAGGTTCCCATTCCAGCCAATGTCGGAATAGATCAACATCCATTTATACTCAAACTAGAGGATAGCAACCGATACGCTGTGCTAGACGAACTTTACATAAAGTATAGTCAGTAG